The Vicia villosa cultivar HV-30 ecotype Madison, WI linkage group LG1, Vvil1.0, whole genome shotgun sequence genome includes a region encoding these proteins:
- the LOC131643603 gene encoding uncharacterized protein LOC131643603 isoform X2 gives MDTDGLSQICSGLGAIEEDDEGNRIGYSKGEYCLDNLKDLLRFLRRDDPQTRDVFKQVCKWNIVSKDLVPIIEHYHEDRSMLLNAVKVLVFLTMPIEPGSTDVSQQLEYLWDLKSAVTNSDVATVIVSILEKPLENLELNKFTEDDWKLVQLVFTLFRNILAVQEIPLHQKSAGFASHFLSLRDRFLELLFRENVMDIILVVSQNVGSSNVYIRQDNLLLLEIFHYIFMGQEPELIVRGHSNGLKVEEDSQASLDSLQSIMEEEKKKRIINRLGNISRHSQFSGTFARVTMDGSKAVFKGNPNSSRNIHLKSQNVIRGRAKKIAWDHPRLPSTKDKILEMLKGFVNQFLSGGYNVLMRSVREDIVKEHPAIQKNDIIVFFQVADFISSFQFYKYSTSKTEEEKDIFGDNDAEASDFNGKICGPIEASLNESMFQLVISQWRQAYDGLKQTNDYKFLSAAGSLLKNMIRMLDLVLNSLPDDSKEPQTARILLYKLFYDQTEEGMTQFLLNLIKTFDTHKQCKSDLADLVEIICKVVKLMDYLQSRGTLRVSKKARKLKKKTSNGTESGSKPTGDHSCVKKEAGISIDNPLGENHLLQKESLPNVISSDQEGIPDDNEHESLEKDVNSQVRLESMENTHLDGKEHENVKGDANSQVRLKSMENTHRDDNEHENVKGDVNSQVRLESMENTHLDDNEHENVKGDVNSQVRLESMENTHLDNEHDNVKGDVNFQVGLESVKKTNLDDNEHNNVEEDVNSQVGLEPVENTNLEHLNEDMLDDTGDFSEDEQLNTISEVDFNVSTLVSAFANHSIIQKLCWLLKFYKSNSLAINHYIISMLRRISDELELHPMLYQLSLLTIFYDILAEQKSCPCKEYASIVDFLNSLVRKMLKKMKRQPLLFVEILFWKTRRECHYINAEYMMDELNHLRKESKKWNDNQGDGEIGSSPVKARTHRSIADALGDDEADVVISHDSRYQNNGENLDDVEGFASTSGSKNGRDVNNGEPWLEDESQTAPRRKKKLVLDAELEMQIKNLYEKFKDDRNCSRLIAEELDPDGKISPAQISNKLKKLGLTIASRKKKGDANETLSTSPLEGAGVAGVVNLEGSLLVQHRQKRKRVSAFNEDQEALIKVLFEQFKDHRRCSYMIANALDVDGKFTPAQVSRKLTQLGLYVPQKNSRGNIHQKREDLMDYSKDGMDESDDETLVSLIERKKVKNGKKSSKPLHEQTNDDKLSKDDSDDEILGSILKKKGKKRKESSKQVHEHSGEDKLSKDDSDDEILGSILKKKKNRSVSGEHLHKNTNVGELSRYDSEDEILQSALKKKKNGSVSGELLHENTNEGELSRYDSEDEILQSALKKKKNRSVSGEHLHENTNEGELSRYDSEDEILQSALNENQVGFKNSQVENKQVDPDLEDSEDDVAVNVLPDNAVSRRKLRMVMDLEDDE, from the exons ATGGACACAGATGGGTTATCCCAAATCTGCAGCGGCCTCGGAGCCATCGAAGAAGACGACGAGGGAAACCGAATCGGTTACTCCAAAGGCGAATACTGTCTCG ATAACCTAAAAGACTTGCTAAGGTTTTTGAGACGTGATGATCCGCAAACACGTGATGTGTTCAAGCAAGTGTGCAAATGGAATATAGTTTCTAAGGATTTGGTACCGATTATCGAGCATTACCACGAAGATCGTAGCATGCTTCTGAATGcag TGAAGGTTTTGGTGTTCCTTACAATGCCAATTGAGCCTGGTTCCACCGATGTATCTCAGCAGTTGGAGTATTTATGGGATTTGAAGTCTGCAGTGACTAACAGTGACGTTGCTACAGTGATAGTGTCCATTTTGGAAAAACCACTTGAGAATTTGGAACT TAATAAATTCACGGAGGATGATTGGAAATTGGTACAGCTGGTGTTTACATTATTTAGAAATATACTTGCTGTTCAAGAAATCCCATTGCATCAGAAATCAGCAGGATTTGCTAGTCATTTTTTATCATTGAGAGATAGATTTCTGGAACTTTTGTTTCGGGAGAATGTGATGGATATAATCTTGGTTGTATCTCAAAACGTCGGCAGTTCTAATGTTTATATCCGTCAGGATAATTTGCTTCTATTGGAAATATTCCATTACATTTTTATGGGTCAGGAGCCAGAGTTGATTGTCCGGGGCCATTCGAATGGATTGAAG gTTGAAGAAGACTCCCAAGCTTCTCTTGATAGTCTCCAGTCCATCATggaggaagaaaagaagaaaagaattatTAATAGGCTTGGCAATATAAGCCGGCATTCACAATTCAGTGGAACATTTGCACGGGTTACCATG GATGGTTCTAAAGCCGTGTTTAAGGGGAATCCTAATTCTTCCCGTAATATACATCTTAAATCACAAAATGTTATTCGAGGTCGAGCCAAAAAAATTGCGTGGGATCATCCAAGGTTGCCTTCAACAAAGGACAAGATCTTGGAGATGCTTAAAGGATTTGTAAATCAGTTTCTTTCTGGGGGATACAACG TTTTGATGCGATCGGTCCGTGAAGATATTGTCAAGGAACATCCTGCAATTCAGAAAAATGACATCATTGTTTTCTTTCAAGTGGCTGACTTTATCTCTTCATTTCAGTTTTACAAGTATTCAACTTCAAAG ACAGAGGAAGAAAAGGACATATTTGGTGATAATGATGCTGAAGCTTCAGATTTCAATGGTAAAATATGTGGCCCAATTGAGGCATCGTTGAATGAGTCAATGTTCCAACTAGTTATTTCACAGTGGCGGCAGGCCTATGATGGTCTAAAGCAGACCAATGACTACAAGTTTCTATCTGCAGCTGGTTCTCTTTTGAAAAACATG ATTCGCATGCTGGATTTAGTACTTAACTCGTTGCCAGATGATTCTAAGGAGCCGCAAACAGCCCGCATTCTTCTGTATAAGTTATTTTATGATCAGACTGAAGAAGGGATGACTCAATTCCTCTTGAATTTGATCAAAACGTTTGACACACACAAACAATGCAAAAG TGATCTTGCAGATTTGGTTGAAATCATTTGCAAAGTTGTGAAGCTAATGGATTATCTTCAGTCTCGAGGAACATTGAGG GTGTCAAAAAAAGCTaggaaattgaaaaagaaaacttCCAATGGAACAGAATCAGGGAGTAAACCAACTGGAGACCATTCTTGTGTTAAAAAAGAAGCTGGCATTTCTATTGACAATCCATTAGGTGAAAATCATTTGCTACAGAAGGAATCCCTACCGAATGTAATCTCCAGTGACCAGGAGGGCATCCCTGACGATAATGAACATGAAAGTCTCGAGAAAGATGTGAACTCTCAAGTTCGCTTGGAATCAATGGAAAACACACATCTTGATGGTAAAGAGCATGAAAATGTCAAGGGAGATGCGAACTCCCAAGTTCGTTTGAAATCAATGGAAAACACACATCGTGATGATAATGAACATGAAAATGTCAAGGGAGATGTGAACTCCCAAGTTCGTTTGGAATCAATGGAAAACACACATCTTGATGATAATGAACATGAAAATGTCAAGGGAGATGTAAACTCCCAAGTTCGTTTGGAATCAATGGAAAACACACATCTTGATAATGAACACGATAATGTCAAGGGAGATGTGAACTTCCAAGTTGGTTTGGAATCTGTGAAAAAGACAAATCTTGATGATAATGAACACAACAATGTTGAGGAAGATGTGAACTCCCAAGTTGGTTTAGAACCAGTAGAAAACACAAATCTTGAACATCTTAATGAGGATATGTTGGATGACACTGGTGACTTTTCTGAAGATGAGCAATTAAATACAATTAGTGAAGTTGATTTCAATGTTTCAACACTTGTCTCCGCTTTTGCAAATCACAGTATCATTCAGAAATTATGTTGGTTGCTCAAGTTTTATAAAAGCAATTCCCTTGCTATAAATCATTACATAATAAGCATGTTGCGGAGAATTAGTGATGAGCTTGAACTCCATCCCATGCTCTACCAG TTGTCGCTGCTCACAATTTTCTACGATATTCTTGCTGAACAAAAGTCATGCCCCTGCAAGGAATATGCAAGTATTGTTGATTTTCTGAATAGTTTGGTCAGAAAGATGCTAAAGAAAATGAAAAGGCAGCCCCTCCTATTTGTTGAAATTCTTTTTTGGAAGACTCGAAGGGAATGCCATTACATCAATGCAGAATATATGATGGATGAACTTAACCATTTGAGAAAAGAAAGTAAAAAGTGGAATGATAATCAAGGAGATGGAGAAATTGGTTCCTCCCCAGTGAAGGCACGGACTCATAGAAGCATTGCTGATGCACTTGGTGATGATGAAGCTGATGTCGTGATCTCTCATGACTCAAGATATCAAAA cAATGGCGAAAATCTTGATgatgttgaaggctttgcttctACCTCGGGAAGCAAGAATGGCAGAGACGTTAACAA TGGGGAGCCATGGCTGGAAGATGAATCTCAAACAGCTCCcagaagaaagaaaaaacttgTTCTAGATGCTGAATTAGAGATGCAAATTAAGAATCTCTATGAGAA ATTCAAAGATGACCGAAATTGCAGTCGACTTATTGCTGAAGAGCTAGATCCAGATGGTAAAATTTCTCCAGCTCAAATATCCAATAAATTGAAAAAACTAGGGCTAACAATTGCATCAAGGAAAAAGAAGGGCGATGCTAATGAGACTCTCTCAACAAGCCCTTTAGAAGGTGCCGGAGTAGCCGGAGTTGTGAATTTAGAGGGAAGCCTGTTGGTTCAGCATCG GCAGAAAAGAAAAAGAGTCAGTGCTTTCAATGAAGATCAGGAAGCCCTTATCAAAGTTCTATTTGAGCA ATTCAAGGACCATAGAAGATGTAGCTATATGATAGCCAATGCACTGGATGTTGATGGTAAATTCACACCTGCCCAAGTCTCTCGAAAACTTACGCAACTTGGCTTATATGTTCCGCAAAAGAATTCTAGAGGAAATATCCACCAAAAGAGGGAGGATCTTATGGATTATTCTAAGGATGGAATGGATGAATCTGATGATGAGACATTGGTATCATTGATAGAAAG aaaaaaagtgaagaatggaaaaaAATCAAGCAAACCATTACATGAACAGACCAACGATGATAAGCTGTCAAAAGATGATTCTGATGATGAAATACTTGGCTCCATCCTCAA GAAAAAagggaagaaaagaaaagaatcaAGCAAACAGGTCCATGAACATTCTGGTGAGGATAAATTGTCAAAAGATGATTCTGATGATGAAATACTCGGCTCTATCCTCAA gaaAAAAAAGAATAGATCTGTATCTGgtgaacatttacataaaaacacCAATGTGGGTGAATTGTCTAGATATGATTCTGAAGATGAAATTCTTCAATCTGCGCTGAA gaaAAAAAAGAATGGATCTGTATCTGGTGAACTATTACATGAAAACACCAATGAGGGTGAATTGTCTAGATACGATTCCGAAGATGAGATTCTTCAATCTGCACTGAA GAAAAAAAAGAATAGATCTGTATCTGGTGAACATTTACATGAAAACACCAATGAGGGTGAATTGTCTAGATACGATTCTGAAGATGAAATTCTTCAATCTGCACTGAA TGAAAATCAAGTAGGTTTTAAGAATTCCCAAGTAGAAAATAAGCAAGTGGATCCTGACTTGGAAGATTCAGAGGATGATGTGGCTGTTAATGTACTTCCTGACAATGCTGTatcaagaaggaagctgagaatggTGATGGATCTTGAGGATGATGAGTGA
- the LOC131643603 gene encoding uncharacterized protein LOC131643603 isoform X1 translates to MDTDGLSQICSGLGAIEEDDEGNRIGYSKGEYCLDNLKDLLRFLRRDDPQTRDVFKQVCKWNIVSKDLVPIIEHYHEDRSMLLNAVKVLVFLTMPIEPGSTDVSQQLEYLWDLKSAVTNSDVATVIVSILEKPLENLELNKFTEDDWKLVQLVFTLFRNILAVQEIPLHQKSAGFASHFLSLRDRFLELLFRENVMDIILVVSQNVGSSNVYIRQDNLLLLEIFHYIFMGQEPELIVRGHSNGLKVEEDSQASLDSLQSIMEEEKKKRIINRLGNISRHSQFSGTFARVTMDGSKAVFKGNPNSSRNIHLKSQNVIRGRAKKIAWDHPRLPSTKDKILEMLKGFVNQFLSGGYNVLMRSVREDIVKEHPAIQKNDIIVFFQVADFISSFQFYKYSTSKTEEEKDIFGDNDAEASDFNGKICGPIEASLNESMFQLVISQWRQAYDGLKQTNDYKFLSAAGSLLKNMIRMLDLVLNSLPDDSKEPQTARILLYKLFYDQTEEGMTQFLLNLIKTFDTHKQCKSDLADLVEIICKVVKLMDYLQSRGTLRVSKKARKLKKKTSNGTESGSKPTGDHSCVKKEAGISIDNPLGENHLLQKESLPNVISSDQEGIPDDNEHESLEKDVNSQVRLESMENTHLDGKEHENVKGDANSQVRLKSMENTHRDDNEHENVKGDVNSQVRLESMENTHLDDNEHENVKGDVNSQVRLESMENTHLDNEHDNVKGDVNFQVGLESVKKTNLDDNEHNNVEEDVNSQVGLEPVENTNLEHLNEDMLDDTGDFSEDEQLNTISEVDFNVSTLVSAFANHSIIQKLCWLLKFYKSNSLAINHYIISMLRRISDELELHPMLYQLSLLTIFYDILAEQKSCPCKEYASIVDFLNSLVRKMLKKMKRQPLLFVEILFWKTRRECHYINAEYMMDELNHLRKESKKWNDNQGDGEIGSSPVKARTHRSIADALGDDEADVVISHDSRYQNNGENLDDVEGFASTSGSKNGRDVNNGEPWLEDESQTAPRRKKKLVLDAELEMQIKNLYEKFKDDRNCSRLIAEELDPDGKISPAQISNKLKKLGLTIASRKKKGDANETLSTSPLEGAGVAGVVNLEGSLLVQHRQKRKRVSAFNEDQEALIKVLFEQFKDHRRCSYMIANALDVDGKFTPAQVSRKLTQLGLYVPQKNSRGNIHQKREDLMDYSKDGMDESDDETLVSLIERKKVKNGKKSSKPLHEQTNDDKLSKDDSDDEILGSILKKKGKKRKESSKQVHEHSGEDKLSKDDSDDEILGSILKKKKNRSVSGEHLHKNTNVGELSRYDSEDEILQSALKKKKNGSVSGELLHENTNEGELSRYDSEDEILQSALKKKKNRSVSGELLHENTNEGELSRYDSEDEILQSALKKKKNRSVSGEHLHENTNEGELSRYDSEDEILQSALNENQVGFKNSQVENKQVDPDLEDSEDDVAVNVLPDNAVSRRKLRMVMDLEDDE, encoded by the exons ATGGACACAGATGGGTTATCCCAAATCTGCAGCGGCCTCGGAGCCATCGAAGAAGACGACGAGGGAAACCGAATCGGTTACTCCAAAGGCGAATACTGTCTCG ATAACCTAAAAGACTTGCTAAGGTTTTTGAGACGTGATGATCCGCAAACACGTGATGTGTTCAAGCAAGTGTGCAAATGGAATATAGTTTCTAAGGATTTGGTACCGATTATCGAGCATTACCACGAAGATCGTAGCATGCTTCTGAATGcag TGAAGGTTTTGGTGTTCCTTACAATGCCAATTGAGCCTGGTTCCACCGATGTATCTCAGCAGTTGGAGTATTTATGGGATTTGAAGTCTGCAGTGACTAACAGTGACGTTGCTACAGTGATAGTGTCCATTTTGGAAAAACCACTTGAGAATTTGGAACT TAATAAATTCACGGAGGATGATTGGAAATTGGTACAGCTGGTGTTTACATTATTTAGAAATATACTTGCTGTTCAAGAAATCCCATTGCATCAGAAATCAGCAGGATTTGCTAGTCATTTTTTATCATTGAGAGATAGATTTCTGGAACTTTTGTTTCGGGAGAATGTGATGGATATAATCTTGGTTGTATCTCAAAACGTCGGCAGTTCTAATGTTTATATCCGTCAGGATAATTTGCTTCTATTGGAAATATTCCATTACATTTTTATGGGTCAGGAGCCAGAGTTGATTGTCCGGGGCCATTCGAATGGATTGAAG gTTGAAGAAGACTCCCAAGCTTCTCTTGATAGTCTCCAGTCCATCATggaggaagaaaagaagaaaagaattatTAATAGGCTTGGCAATATAAGCCGGCATTCACAATTCAGTGGAACATTTGCACGGGTTACCATG GATGGTTCTAAAGCCGTGTTTAAGGGGAATCCTAATTCTTCCCGTAATATACATCTTAAATCACAAAATGTTATTCGAGGTCGAGCCAAAAAAATTGCGTGGGATCATCCAAGGTTGCCTTCAACAAAGGACAAGATCTTGGAGATGCTTAAAGGATTTGTAAATCAGTTTCTTTCTGGGGGATACAACG TTTTGATGCGATCGGTCCGTGAAGATATTGTCAAGGAACATCCTGCAATTCAGAAAAATGACATCATTGTTTTCTTTCAAGTGGCTGACTTTATCTCTTCATTTCAGTTTTACAAGTATTCAACTTCAAAG ACAGAGGAAGAAAAGGACATATTTGGTGATAATGATGCTGAAGCTTCAGATTTCAATGGTAAAATATGTGGCCCAATTGAGGCATCGTTGAATGAGTCAATGTTCCAACTAGTTATTTCACAGTGGCGGCAGGCCTATGATGGTCTAAAGCAGACCAATGACTACAAGTTTCTATCTGCAGCTGGTTCTCTTTTGAAAAACATG ATTCGCATGCTGGATTTAGTACTTAACTCGTTGCCAGATGATTCTAAGGAGCCGCAAACAGCCCGCATTCTTCTGTATAAGTTATTTTATGATCAGACTGAAGAAGGGATGACTCAATTCCTCTTGAATTTGATCAAAACGTTTGACACACACAAACAATGCAAAAG TGATCTTGCAGATTTGGTTGAAATCATTTGCAAAGTTGTGAAGCTAATGGATTATCTTCAGTCTCGAGGAACATTGAGG GTGTCAAAAAAAGCTaggaaattgaaaaagaaaacttCCAATGGAACAGAATCAGGGAGTAAACCAACTGGAGACCATTCTTGTGTTAAAAAAGAAGCTGGCATTTCTATTGACAATCCATTAGGTGAAAATCATTTGCTACAGAAGGAATCCCTACCGAATGTAATCTCCAGTGACCAGGAGGGCATCCCTGACGATAATGAACATGAAAGTCTCGAGAAAGATGTGAACTCTCAAGTTCGCTTGGAATCAATGGAAAACACACATCTTGATGGTAAAGAGCATGAAAATGTCAAGGGAGATGCGAACTCCCAAGTTCGTTTGAAATCAATGGAAAACACACATCGTGATGATAATGAACATGAAAATGTCAAGGGAGATGTGAACTCCCAAGTTCGTTTGGAATCAATGGAAAACACACATCTTGATGATAATGAACATGAAAATGTCAAGGGAGATGTAAACTCCCAAGTTCGTTTGGAATCAATGGAAAACACACATCTTGATAATGAACACGATAATGTCAAGGGAGATGTGAACTTCCAAGTTGGTTTGGAATCTGTGAAAAAGACAAATCTTGATGATAATGAACACAACAATGTTGAGGAAGATGTGAACTCCCAAGTTGGTTTAGAACCAGTAGAAAACACAAATCTTGAACATCTTAATGAGGATATGTTGGATGACACTGGTGACTTTTCTGAAGATGAGCAATTAAATACAATTAGTGAAGTTGATTTCAATGTTTCAACACTTGTCTCCGCTTTTGCAAATCACAGTATCATTCAGAAATTATGTTGGTTGCTCAAGTTTTATAAAAGCAATTCCCTTGCTATAAATCATTACATAATAAGCATGTTGCGGAGAATTAGTGATGAGCTTGAACTCCATCCCATGCTCTACCAG TTGTCGCTGCTCACAATTTTCTACGATATTCTTGCTGAACAAAAGTCATGCCCCTGCAAGGAATATGCAAGTATTGTTGATTTTCTGAATAGTTTGGTCAGAAAGATGCTAAAGAAAATGAAAAGGCAGCCCCTCCTATTTGTTGAAATTCTTTTTTGGAAGACTCGAAGGGAATGCCATTACATCAATGCAGAATATATGATGGATGAACTTAACCATTTGAGAAAAGAAAGTAAAAAGTGGAATGATAATCAAGGAGATGGAGAAATTGGTTCCTCCCCAGTGAAGGCACGGACTCATAGAAGCATTGCTGATGCACTTGGTGATGATGAAGCTGATGTCGTGATCTCTCATGACTCAAGATATCAAAA cAATGGCGAAAATCTTGATgatgttgaaggctttgcttctACCTCGGGAAGCAAGAATGGCAGAGACGTTAACAA TGGGGAGCCATGGCTGGAAGATGAATCTCAAACAGCTCCcagaagaaagaaaaaacttgTTCTAGATGCTGAATTAGAGATGCAAATTAAGAATCTCTATGAGAA ATTCAAAGATGACCGAAATTGCAGTCGACTTATTGCTGAAGAGCTAGATCCAGATGGTAAAATTTCTCCAGCTCAAATATCCAATAAATTGAAAAAACTAGGGCTAACAATTGCATCAAGGAAAAAGAAGGGCGATGCTAATGAGACTCTCTCAACAAGCCCTTTAGAAGGTGCCGGAGTAGCCGGAGTTGTGAATTTAGAGGGAAGCCTGTTGGTTCAGCATCG GCAGAAAAGAAAAAGAGTCAGTGCTTTCAATGAAGATCAGGAAGCCCTTATCAAAGTTCTATTTGAGCA ATTCAAGGACCATAGAAGATGTAGCTATATGATAGCCAATGCACTGGATGTTGATGGTAAATTCACACCTGCCCAAGTCTCTCGAAAACTTACGCAACTTGGCTTATATGTTCCGCAAAAGAATTCTAGAGGAAATATCCACCAAAAGAGGGAGGATCTTATGGATTATTCTAAGGATGGAATGGATGAATCTGATGATGAGACATTGGTATCATTGATAGAAAG aaaaaaagtgaagaatggaaaaaAATCAAGCAAACCATTACATGAACAGACCAACGATGATAAGCTGTCAAAAGATGATTCTGATGATGAAATACTTGGCTCCATCCTCAA GAAAAAagggaagaaaagaaaagaatcaAGCAAACAGGTCCATGAACATTCTGGTGAGGATAAATTGTCAAAAGATGATTCTGATGATGAAATACTCGGCTCTATCCTCAA gaaAAAAAAGAATAGATCTGTATCTGgtgaacatttacataaaaacacCAATGTGGGTGAATTGTCTAGATATGATTCTGAAGATGAAATTCTTCAATCTGCGCTGAA gaaAAAAAAGAATGGATCTGTATCTGGTGAACTATTACATGAAAACACCAATGAGGGTGAATTGTCTAGATACGATTCCGAAGATGAGATTCTTCAATCTGCACTGAA gaaAAAAAAGAATAGATCTGTATCTGGTGAACTATTACATGAAAACACCAATGAAGGTGAATTGTCTAGATACGATTCCGAAGATGAGATTCTTCAATCTGCACTGAA GAAAAAAAAGAATAGATCTGTATCTGGTGAACATTTACATGAAAACACCAATGAGGGTGAATTGTCTAGATACGATTCTGAAGATGAAATTCTTCAATCTGCACTGAA TGAAAATCAAGTAGGTTTTAAGAATTCCCAAGTAGAAAATAAGCAAGTGGATCCTGACTTGGAAGATTCAGAGGATGATGTGGCTGTTAATGTACTTCCTGACAATGCTGTatcaagaaggaagctgagaatggTGATGGATCTTGAGGATGATGAGTGA